The Carassius gibelio isolate Cgi1373 ecotype wild population from Czech Republic chromosome B12, carGib1.2-hapl.c, whole genome shotgun sequence genome has a segment encoding these proteins:
- the hs3st3l gene encoding heparan sulfate (glucosamine) 3-O-sulfotransferase 3-like, whose amino-acid sequence MATFSNSPLDLRRLLQKLVIMFSFSIICVSILYVLLGCCEPDLVDSSQNSPLGWYNKTVLRETLTAPRYVADDIVDGNSSGKDWTASRRLPDALIIGVKKGGTRALLEFLRLHPDVRALGSEPHFFDRHYMRGLGWYRSMMPKALNGQIVMEKTPRYFISPETPGRIHAMSRHIKLIVVVRDPITRAISDYTQIISKTPHIPSFESLTFKNRSTGQIDSLWSPLYIGLYARHLERWLAYFPLSQIHFVHGERLISDPAGELGRVQDFLGLQRIITDKHFYFNKTKGFPCLKKPEGSSKPHCLGKTKGRTHPKIDPEVIQKLRGFYQPHNLKFYQMAGMDFGWQ is encoded by the exons ATGGCAACTTTTAGCAACTCGCCCCTGGATCTCCGGAGACTCTTGCAAAAACTAGTCATCATGTTTTCCTTCAGCATCATCTGCGTCTCGATCCTCTACGTTCTGCTGGGATGCTGCGAGCCGGACTTAGTGGACAGTTCGCAGAACTCCCCTCTGGGATGGTACAATAAGACCGTGCTGAGAGAGACATTGACGGCTCCTCGCTATGTAGCTGATGATATCGTGGATGGAAACAGCTCAGGGAAGGACTGGACCGCGAGCCGACGCCTCCCAGACGCGCTCATCATCGGAGTAAAGAAGGGAGGCACGCGCGCGCTCCTGGAGTTCCTGAGGCTTCATCCGGACGTCCGCGCGCTCGGCTCCGAGCCACACTTCTTTGACAGGCACTACATGCGCGGACTCGGCTGGTACAG GAGCATGATGCCTAAAGCCCTGAACGGGCAAATTGTAATGGAGAAAACGCCCAGATACTTCATCTCCCCAGAGACGCCGGGCCGCATCCACGCCATGTCACGCCACATCAAGCTGATCGTGGTGGTGCGAGACCCCATCACCCGCGCCATTTCAGACTACACCCAGATCATCTCCAAGACGCCCCACATCCCCAGCTTCGAGAGCCTGACGTTCAAGAACCGGTCCACGGGACAGATCGACTCTCTCTGGAGCCCGCTGTACATCGGCCTGTACGCCAGACACCTGGAGCGATGGCTGGCCTACTTTCCGCTCTCGCAGATCCATTTTGTCCACGGTGAGAGGCTGATAAGCGACCCGGCGGGCGAGTTGGGTCGCGTACAGGACTTCCTCGGCCTGCAGAGGATCATCACAGATAAACACTTCTACTTCAACAAGACCAAGGGCTTCCCTTGCCTCAAAAAGCCAGAAGGCAGTAGCAAACCCCACTGTCTGGGCAAAACCAAAGGCAGAACGCATCCTAAAATCGACC
- the dhrs7cb gene encoding dehydrogenase/reductase (SDR family) member 7Cb produces MGLPSVMVLPLLIVVFAGVYYVYNEVMRFMSKSMVRNKVVVITDAVSGMGSECARLFHEGGARLVLCGPSWDKLESLYDSLCSGSDPSKTFTPKLVLLDFSDMENISDVVTEIGECYGCVDVLICNSSMKVKAPVQNLSLEMDKTVMDVNYFGPITLAKGVLPLMITRRMGQFVLVNSIQGKLALPFRTCYAASKHAVQAFFDCLRAEVEEYGISVSTISHTFINAVAENGAPSQTPPTNPLWAYISSKLNTHGVTPSSLAHEIVRTVNRQNREVLLAHPVPWVALYIRSLLPSFFFAVVAAGVKDGAMDEQLK; encoded by the exons ATGGGTCTCCCATCGGTTATGGTGCTGCCGCTGCTGATCGTGGTCTTCGCTGGAGTTTACTATGTTTACAATGAGGTCATGCGCTTCATGTCCAAGTCCATGGTGCGGAACAAAGTTGTGGTGATCACAGATGCTGTGTCCGGAATGGGAAGTG aATGTGCCAGACTGTTTCATGAAGGCGGTGCGAGGCTGGTTTTGTGCGGGCCGAGCTGGGATAAGCTTGAATCTCTGTATGACTCTCTGTGCAGTGGATCAGACCCCAGTAAA ACTTTCACACCCAAGCTAGTGCTGCTGGACTTCAGCGATATGGAGAACATTTCGGATGTGGTCACAGAGATCGGAGAGTGTTACGGCTGTGTGGATGTGCTGATATGCAACAGCAGCATGAAGGTCAAAGCACCGGTGCAGAATCTCTCTCTGGAGATGGACAAAACCGTCATGGACGTCAACTACTTCGGGCCCATAACACTGGCCAAAG GCGTTCTTCCGTTAATGATCACGAGACGGATGGGTCAGTTTGTGCTGGTCAACAGCATCCAAGGGAAACTGGCTCTACCATTCCGTACATGCT ATGCCGCGTCCAAGCATGCAGTCCAGGCGTTCTTTGACTGTCTGAGAGCAGAGGTGGAGGAGTACGGGATCTCCGTCAGCACCATCAGCCACACCTTCATTAACGCTGTAGCAGAGAACGGCGCTCCCTCCCAAACGCCGCCCACCAACCCCCTCTGGGCCT ACATCTCTAGTAAGCTGAACACTCACGGCGTGACTCCCAGCAGTCTGGCCCATGAGATCGTGAGGACGGTGAACCGGCAGAATCGAGAGGTTCTCCTCGCCCATCCCGTGCCGTGGGTCGCCCTCTACATCCGCTCGCTGCTGCCCAGCTTCTTCTTCGCTGTGGTGGCCGCCGGCGTGAAGGACGGAGCCATGGACGAGCAGCTGAAATAA